A single genomic interval of Bradyrhizobium japonicum USDA 6 harbors:
- a CDS encoding dienelactone hydrolase family protein has protein sequence MRLRLTALFLMLLMSAAHAAPAPQQVDIPLSSGVLHAQLYKPEGEGPFPTVIALHGCGGLGNHSEAVLPRYRDWALQLLKAGNAVLLPDSYGSRELGPQCRVKEMHVKARRERVADIAASRAWLMKQSWVARDRVSLIGWANGASALLWAVRPQSAAREAGPDFRAAIAFYPDCRISAGLGWSARVPTLVLIGANDDVSSPPACRQMVDGARGRSALTRIVVYPGAYHDFDRANTPLHAAAGTTDAAAPEHGHLGTDAEARAESQREVAEWLAR, from the coding sequence ATGCGCCTTCGACTGACCGCCCTGTTCCTGATGCTGCTGATGTCGGCCGCGCACGCCGCGCCGGCGCCGCAGCAGGTCGACATTCCGCTGTCGTCCGGAGTCCTGCATGCGCAACTCTACAAGCCCGAAGGCGAGGGGCCGTTTCCGACCGTGATCGCGCTGCACGGCTGCGGCGGCCTTGGCAATCATTCAGAAGCGGTGCTGCCGCGCTATCGCGACTGGGCGCTGCAATTGCTGAAGGCCGGCAACGCCGTGCTGCTGCCCGACAGCTACGGCTCGCGCGAGCTCGGGCCGCAATGCCGCGTCAAGGAGATGCACGTCAAGGCGCGGCGCGAGCGCGTCGCCGACATCGCGGCCTCACGCGCCTGGCTGATGAAGCAGAGTTGGGTCGCGCGCGACCGCGTCAGCCTGATCGGCTGGGCCAATGGTGCCAGCGCGCTGCTCTGGGCGGTGCGTCCACAGAGCGCCGCGCGCGAAGCCGGGCCGGATTTTCGCGCTGCGATCGCGTTCTATCCGGATTGCCGGATCTCCGCCGGCCTCGGCTGGAGCGCGCGGGTGCCGACCCTGGTGCTGATCGGCGCCAATGACGACGTCTCGTCGCCGCCGGCCTGCCGCCAGATGGTCGACGGCGCGCGCGGCCGCAGCGCGCTCACGCGCATCGTGGTCTATCCCGGCGCCTATCACGATTTCGACCGCGCCAATACGCCGCTGCACGCAGCTGCCGGCACCACCGACGCCGCCGCGCCCGAGCACGGCCATCTCGGCACCGATGCGGAGGCACGCGCGGAGTCGCAGCGGGAAGTGGCGGAGTGGCTGGCGCGGTAG
- the xseA gene encoding exodeoxyribonuclease VII large subunit yields MPPAEQLLNAPEFTVSELSQSLKRTVEDAFGHVRVRGEISGFRGAHSSGHCYFALKDESAKIEAVIWKGVHGRMRFKPQEGLEVIATGKLTTYPGSSKYQIVIEALEPAGIGALMALMEERKKKLAAEGLFDEARKQLLPWLPEVIGVVTSPTGAVIRDILHRLEDRFPRHVLVWPVKVQGEGSAEQVAAAIRGFNALPEGGRIPRPDVLIVARGGGSLEDLWSFNEEIVVRAAAESMIPLISAVGHETDITLIDFVADKRAPTPTAAAEMAVPVRSDLFVEVADLARRTRAYWQRAHESRRSELRAAARALPAAGDLLAIPRQRLDSAGASLPRGLKANTHAHFRRFTAASAKLTLRVLHGQISQADHRLTVCGERLGLSARSLLRQRRDRFAGLEVRLRASKLSNAQAQRNAIARQRERTHRLAERAGRALATLLQRLDARVENSGKLLSALSYRGVLARGFALVRDEAGHPLHAADAIGPGARVEIEFADGRVGATADADRPAPAAKRAPSQAKPAAQDAKPAPKRVAKPVDQGNLF; encoded by the coding sequence ATGCCGCCCGCGGAACAACTGCTCAACGCCCCCGAATTCACCGTCTCCGAGCTCTCGCAGTCCCTGAAGCGGACGGTGGAGGACGCCTTTGGCCATGTCCGGGTCCGCGGTGAGATCTCCGGGTTCCGCGGCGCCCACTCATCCGGCCACTGCTATTTCGCGCTCAAGGACGAGAGCGCCAAGATCGAGGCGGTGATCTGGAAGGGCGTGCACGGGCGGATGCGCTTCAAGCCCCAGGAAGGGCTCGAGGTCATCGCCACCGGAAAGCTCACGACCTATCCGGGCTCATCCAAGTACCAGATCGTGATCGAGGCGCTGGAGCCCGCCGGCATCGGCGCGCTGATGGCGCTGATGGAGGAGCGCAAGAAGAAGCTCGCCGCCGAGGGCCTGTTCGACGAGGCGCGCAAGCAGTTGCTGCCCTGGCTGCCGGAGGTGATCGGCGTGGTGACCTCGCCGACCGGCGCCGTCATCCGCGACATCCTGCATCGGCTGGAGGACCGCTTTCCGCGCCACGTGCTGGTGTGGCCGGTCAAGGTGCAGGGTGAAGGCTCGGCCGAGCAGGTCGCAGCTGCGATCCGCGGCTTCAACGCGCTGCCGGAGGGCGGCAGGATTCCGCGGCCCGACGTGCTGATCGTCGCGCGCGGCGGCGGCTCACTGGAGGACCTCTGGTCGTTCAACGAGGAGATCGTGGTGCGGGCGGCAGCCGAGAGCATGATCCCGCTGATCTCGGCGGTCGGGCACGAGACCGACATCACACTGATCGACTTCGTCGCCGACAAGCGCGCGCCGACGCCGACGGCGGCGGCCGAGATGGCGGTGCCGGTGCGCAGCGATCTCTTCGTCGAGGTCGCCGATCTTGCGCGGCGCACCCGCGCCTATTGGCAGCGTGCCCATGAGAGCCGGCGCAGCGAGCTGCGCGCCGCCGCGCGCGCACTGCCGGCCGCCGGCGATCTGCTCGCGATCCCGCGGCAGCGGCTGGATTCGGCGGGGGCGTCGCTACCCCGCGGGCTCAAGGCCAACACGCATGCGCATTTCCGCCGGTTTACCGCCGCCAGCGCCAAGCTGACGCTGCGGGTGCTGCACGGGCAGATTTCGCAGGCCGATCACCGCCTCACCGTGTGCGGCGAGCGGCTCGGCCTGTCCGCGCGCTCGCTGCTGCGGCAACGGCGCGACCGTTTCGCCGGGCTGGAGGTGCGCTTGCGCGCCTCGAAACTTTCGAATGCGCAGGCGCAGCGCAACGCAATTGCCCGCCAGCGCGAGCGCACGCATCGTCTGGCCGAACGCGCCGGCCGCGCGCTTGCCACGCTGTTGCAGCGGCTGGATGCCCGCGTCGAGAACAGCGGCAAGCTGCTCTCGGCATTGTCGTATCGCGGCGTGCTCGCGCGCGGTTTCGCGCTGGTGCGGGATGAAGCCGGCCATCCCCTGCATGCGGCGGACGCGATTGGTCCCGGCGCACGCGTCGAGATCGAGTTTGCGGACGGCCGTGTCGGCGCGACGGCGGATGCGGATCGCCCGGCGCCTGCCGCAAAGCGCGCGCCGTCGCAAGCAAAGCCGGCCGCGCAGGACGCCAAGCCCGCGCCGAAGCGCGTGGCCAAGCCGGTGGATCAGGGCAATTTGTTCTGA
- a CDS encoding alpha/beta hydrolase has protein sequence MAIRLLRGVLHGLKWALCAVGAVALILAAMIATPLERPPEMRSVSESVKLVDFSTMPPLERFQARDGTWIGFRHYASSGPATGRGAIFIHGSSGSSGTVNHALTHAIAARGVETWALDIRGHGGSGTRGDIGYVGQLEDDLVDFVAHVRKGAPDLPLTLIGHSAGAGFSLRLAATPIMQDMFVRTVLLAPYLGYDAPTNRPSNGGWVSADVPRFLGLTALRKLGVDCCAQLPVLAFAVPANSAKYLTSTYSDRLMRNFATRGYRLDLPATTRPITIIAGAEDEMMISDKYAETVQAIKPSVDVKIIDGINHMGLVTNPKAVSVIAEDVATRGAGQS, from the coding sequence ATGGCGATCCGGCTGCTGCGCGGCGTCTTGCATGGACTGAAATGGGCCCTGTGCGCGGTCGGCGCTGTGGCGCTGATCCTGGCCGCGATGATCGCAACGCCGCTGGAGCGGCCGCCTGAGATGCGATCGGTTTCGGAGTCCGTGAAGCTCGTCGACTTCTCGACCATGCCACCGCTCGAGCGCTTTCAGGCCCGCGACGGCACCTGGATCGGCTTCCGCCACTACGCTTCGAGCGGACCCGCGACCGGCCGTGGCGCGATCTTCATCCATGGCTCCTCCGGCTCCAGTGGCACCGTCAATCACGCGCTGACCCATGCCATCGCCGCGCGCGGGGTGGAGACTTGGGCGCTCGACATCCGCGGCCACGGCGGCTCCGGGACGCGGGGCGATATCGGTTATGTCGGCCAGCTCGAGGACGACCTCGTCGATTTCGTCGCTCATGTTCGCAAGGGCGCGCCCGACCTGCCGCTCACCCTGATCGGCCATTCCGCTGGCGCGGGCTTCTCGCTGCGGCTCGCCGCGACCCCGATCATGCAGGACATGTTCGTGCGCACCGTGCTGCTCGCGCCCTATCTTGGCTATGACGCGCCGACCAACCGGCCGAGCAACGGTGGTTGGGTCAGTGCCGACGTTCCGCGTTTCCTCGGGCTCACGGCGCTGCGTAAGCTCGGCGTCGACTGCTGTGCACAGCTTCCGGTGCTCGCCTTCGCCGTGCCGGCGAATTCGGCCAAGTACCTCACCTCTACCTATTCCGACCGCCTGATGCGCAACTTTGCGACACGCGGCTACCGGCTCGATCTACCGGCAACGACACGACCGATCACGATTATCGCCGGCGCCGAGGACGAGATGATGATCTCGGACAAATATGCCGAGACCGTCCAGGCGATCAAACCATCGGTCGACGTCAAGATCATCGACGGCATCAACCATATGGGCCTCGTCACCAATCCGAAGGCAGTCTCCGTGATCGCCGAGGACGTCGCAACGCGAGGGGCCGGGCAGTCATGA
- a CDS encoding winged helix-turn-helix domain-containing protein, producing MAELDDIIHQPLRLKIMAALNALPVSVGLEFSRLKKLTGATDGNLGAHIETLAKAGYVSVDKAFVGKKPQTTVTATAAGRGAFARHVATLQEIIAGKQV from the coding sequence ATGGCCGAGCTCGACGACATCATCCACCAGCCGCTGCGGCTGAAGATCATGGCGGCGCTGAACGCGCTGCCGGTCTCCGTTGGCCTGGAGTTCTCGCGATTGAAGAAGCTCACCGGCGCCACCGACGGCAATCTCGGCGCACATATCGAGACGCTGGCGAAGGCGGGCTACGTCTCGGTGGACAAGGCCTTTGTCGGCAAGAAGCCGCAGACCACGGTGACCGCCACCGCCGCCGGCCGCGGCGCCTTCGCGCGCCATGTCGCGACGTTGCAGGAGATCATCGCGGGGAAGCAGGTTTAG
- the purD gene encoding phosphoribosylamine--glycine ligase yields the protein MHILLLGSGGREHALAWKIAASPLVTKFWCAPGNAGIAREAECVALDVADHAAVIDFCKTNAVELVVVGPETPLAAGIIDDLTAAGIKAFGPSGVAAQLESSKGFTKALCTEFGIPTGAYKRFTNAKDASDYVQSQGAPIVVKADGLAAGKGVVVAKTVREAEDAIAMMFEGAFGDAGAEVVIEEFLPGREISFFALCDGETAIPLASAQDHKRVFDHDVGPNTGGMGAYSPTPLVTPAIHDAIMAKIILPTVAGMKQRGTPFRGILYAGIMLTTQGPKLFEFNVRFGDPECQVLMLRMMSDIVPAFIAACDGELKHFDLRWYPESALTVVMAAKGYPGDYQKGTRIEGLDDAAEVETVEIFHAGTVEKDGAILANGGRVLNVCALGKTVTEAQSRAYQAVDRINWPEGFCRRDIGWQAVEAEKAKG from the coding sequence ATGCACATTCTCCTGCTCGGTTCCGGCGGTCGCGAACATGCCCTGGCGTGGAAAATCGCAGCCTCCCCCCTGGTGACCAAATTCTGGTGCGCGCCCGGCAATGCCGGCATCGCGCGGGAGGCGGAATGCGTGGCGCTCGATGTCGCCGACCATGCCGCCGTGATCGACTTCTGCAAGACCAATGCGGTCGAGCTCGTGGTGGTCGGCCCGGAGACGCCGCTGGCCGCCGGCATCATCGACGACCTCACCGCCGCCGGCATCAAGGCGTTCGGGCCGAGCGGGGTAGCGGCGCAGCTCGAAAGCTCCAAGGGCTTTACCAAGGCGCTCTGCACCGAATTCGGCATTCCGACCGGCGCTTACAAACGCTTCACCAACGCCAAGGACGCCAGCGATTACGTCCAGAGCCAGGGCGCGCCGATCGTGGTCAAGGCCGACGGCCTTGCCGCCGGCAAGGGCGTCGTGGTCGCCAAGACCGTGCGCGAGGCCGAGGACGCCATCGCCATGATGTTCGAGGGCGCCTTTGGCGATGCCGGCGCCGAGGTCGTGATCGAGGAATTTCTGCCGGGCCGCGAGATCAGCTTCTTCGCGCTGTGCGACGGCGAGACCGCCATTCCTCTCGCTTCCGCGCAGGACCACAAGCGGGTGTTCGATCACGACGTCGGCCCGAACACCGGCGGCATGGGCGCCTATTCGCCGACGCCTTTGGTCACGCCCGCGATCCACGACGCGATCATGGCCAAGATCATCCTGCCGACGGTTGCCGGCATGAAGCAGCGCGGCACGCCGTTCCGCGGCATCCTTTACGCCGGGATCATGCTGACGACGCAGGGCCCAAAACTGTTCGAGTTCAACGTGCGCTTCGGCGATCCCGAGTGCCAGGTGCTGATGCTGCGCATGATGTCCGACATCGTGCCGGCGTTCATCGCCGCCTGCGACGGGGAGTTGAAGCATTTCGATCTGCGCTGGTATCCGGAATCCGCGCTCACGGTGGTGATGGCGGCGAAGGGCTATCCCGGCGACTATCAGAAGGGCACGCGCATCGAGGGGCTCGATGACGCCGCAGAGGTCGAGACCGTCGAGATCTTCCATGCGGGCACGGTTGAGAAGGACGGCGCGATCCTCGCCAATGGCGGCCGCGTGCTCAATGTCTGCGCGCTCGGCAAGACCGTGACGGAGGCGCAGAGCCGCGCCTATCAGGCCGTCGACCGCATCAACTGGCCGGAAGGCTTCTGCCGCCGCGACATCGGCTGGCAGGCGGTGGAAGCCGAGAAGGCCAAGGGCTGA